A window of the Candidatus Thorarchaeota archaeon genome harbors these coding sequences:
- a CDS encoding DNA topoisomerase I, with protein sequence MKSLVHNGIIVLPPPPYRGLSIVVRGQTRKLDPSQEEMAMAWVRKLGTQYVEDPVFVRNFMTDFSKALREKPVLTPEEIDFGEVIRAVAAERAAKEAMTREEKKADLERRKAERERLKERYGYAFVDGERMELANYQTEPSGIFMGRGEHPLRGRWKSGATHQDITLNLSPDAPRPEGPWGNIIWAEDCMWIAKWTDRLTGNTKYIWLHDSTPIKQEREEAKFNKALKIGKRMEEIREHIMQGITSDDSRRRMVAAVCYLIDRLSIRVGDEKDPDEADTVGATTLRVEHVSFTENSVVLDFLGKDSVPWHRELELPREVYAVIKKLYDDARERVASFEGRRSRVTSADSKKVAQIFPSVSSTQVNSFLGECVPELTAKVFRTFHATETMARELENSKVRRTDPDFIKKEAIRRANLEVARVMNHTKQAPKGWTNTAARYEQRMKAAEQRLAKMHKKLEEKKKRLRDAKEREEAKRAKSQETRRKKTGTIQRLEQSVEAAKEAYKRAKLAKQRIEVDYALAKATRTWNLGTSLKSYIHPRIVYRWCKKVDYDWRQVYTKQLQRKFAWVEAGEEESLEG encoded by the coding sequence ATGAAGTCGCTCGTACACAACGGCATCATTGTATTGCCGCCTCCTCCATACCGTGGACTCTCAATAGTTGTACGGGGACAAACTCGTAAGCTTGATCCCTCACAGGAGGAGATGGCCATGGCATGGGTTCGAAAGCTGGGAACTCAGTATGTGGAGGACCCCGTGTTCGTACGCAACTTCATGACCGACTTCAGCAAGGCGCTCAGAGAGAAGCCCGTCCTCACTCCTGAGGAAATCGACTTTGGAGAGGTGATAAGGGCGGTTGCAGCAGAGCGCGCGGCCAAGGAGGCCATGACTCGTGAGGAGAAGAAGGCCGACCTTGAGAGAAGAAAGGCCGAGAGAGAGAGGCTGAAGGAGAGGTATGGCTATGCGTTCGTTGATGGCGAAAGAATGGAGCTTGCCAACTATCAGACAGAGCCATCGGGAATATTCATGGGCCGCGGAGAGCATCCACTGCGCGGGAGATGGAAGTCTGGCGCAACACATCAGGACATCACTCTCAATCTGAGTCCTGACGCGCCAAGACCAGAAGGACCGTGGGGAAACATAATTTGGGCAGAGGACTGTATGTGGATAGCGAAGTGGACAGACAGACTGACAGGGAATACCAAGTACATCTGGCTTCATGACAGCACACCAATCAAGCAGGAACGCGAGGAGGCCAAGTTCAACAAGGCGCTGAAGATTGGCAAGCGGATGGAGGAGATTCGTGAGCACATCATGCAGGGCATAACCTCAGACGATTCGAGAAGGCGCATGGTGGCCGCAGTGTGCTACCTCATTGACAGACTGAGTATCAGAGTTGGTGATGAGAAGGACCCTGATGAGGCTGACACAGTGGGCGCCACGACTCTTCGTGTGGAGCATGTCTCGTTCACGGAGAACTCTGTGGTCCTTGACTTCCTGGGAAAGGACAGCGTGCCGTGGCACAGGGAACTCGAACTGCCACGGGAGGTCTATGCGGTCATCAAGAAGCTGTATGACGATGCACGGGAGAGAGTGGCATCGTTTGAAGGACGGAGGAGCCGAGTGACAAGTGCCGACTCGAAGAAGGTGGCACAGATATTCCCCTCAGTGAGCAGTACACAGGTGAACAGCTTTCTGGGGGAGTGTGTTCCTGAACTCACTGCAAAGGTCTTCCGGACATTCCATGCAACGGAGACCATGGCTCGGGAGCTGGAAAACAGCAAAGTGCGCAGGACGGACCCCGACTTCATCAAGAAGGAGGCAATCAGGCGAGCCAATCTTGAAGTCGCTCGTGTGATGAATCATACAAAGCAGGCCCCGAAGGGATGGACAAACACCGCAGCACGTTACGAGCAGAGGATGAAGGCGGCAGAGCAGCGTCTCGCCAAGATGCATAAGAAGCTGGAGGAGAAGAAGAAGAGGCTTCGTGATGCTAAGGAGAGAGAGGAAGCGAAAAGGGCAAAGTCGCAAGAGACCAGAAGAAAGAAGACTGGCACTATCCAGCGACTTGAACAGTCTGTAGAGGCCGCCAAGGAGGCATACAAGAGAGCCAAGCTTGCCAAGCAGCGTATCGAAGTTGACTATGCATTGGCAAAGGCCACTCGTACGTGGAACCTTGGTACTTCACTCAAGTCGTATATTCACCCGAGGATCGTCTACCGGTGGTGCAAGAAGGTCGACTACGACTGGAGGCAAGTATACACTAAGCAACTACAGAGAAAGTTCGCATGGGTTGAAGCGGGAGAAGAGGAATCACTTGAAGGCTAG
- a CDS encoding YhbY family RNA-binding protein encodes MDSRTQPDPIRLSIAWQEPAMMQIGKGGLSEGVIREAKRLVNKHRYIKIRLLSSALEGQTKEDSFKSICSQIGATLAGIRGNTAVIYKSKSRRPPVRE; translated from the coding sequence ATGGACAGCCGAACGCAGCCCGACCCCATAAGACTAAGCATAGCATGGCAGGAGCCAGCGATGATGCAGATAGGGAAGGGTGGTCTATCAGAGGGCGTGATCAGAGAAGCCAAGCGCCTTGTGAACAAGCACAGATACATCAAGATCAGACTTCTGTCAAGCGCGCTTGAGGGGCAGACGAAAGAGGACTCTTTCAAGAGCATATGCAGTCAGATAGGTGCCACACTGGCAGGAATCAGAGGTAACACTGCGGTAATCTACAAGAGCAAGTCAAGGAGACCGCCAGTCCGAGAATGA
- a CDS encoding acyltransferase, with protein sequence MSDAGGAARRSQWIDASKGIGLLCVITVHSMIPDINPVTIHLSSFTIPLFFILAGLTYNSDAHRYDLRHFVMSRGRQYLIPYFMLYLLTLVLFSLLQPYVATYLTPDQLLFWFFYGSGPPDAATHLWFLPVMYFGLVLFALIDRLTAHLPTASRIPFLFLLPFLASVVEATLSLQGSLVPWHLNAVLISTTFSLIGNQLRRLNGLNEWSIGSAARDLALASAGTMVLLLLSSVNGFTDIAVDNTGASVWLYMVNGTMGSAIVFTVAGHVARSGGRVRGSLVSLGNYSQEVYEIHPIMFYLVPVSLVLLGWTSTQIAACHSIFWPLRLVIGTGVSFLAAKKVISRHRITRLMFRGSTAERKPPLPSTRPTGSQS encoded by the coding sequence ATGTCAGATGCAGGTGGAGCAGCACGTCGATCTCAGTGGATTGATGCTTCCAAGGGCATAGGGCTTCTGTGTGTGATCACAGTCCATTCCATGATACCGGACATCAATCCGGTCACAATCCACCTGAGTAGTTTCACCATTCCTCTATTCTTCATCCTGGCCGGACTCACTTACAACAGCGACGCTCACAGATATGACCTGAGGCACTTTGTCATGTCAAGAGGCCGGCAGTACCTGATTCCATACTTTATGCTGTACCTCCTCACACTCGTCCTATTCTCGCTGCTACAGCCCTACGTGGCAACCTATCTCACGCCCGACCAGCTCCTGTTCTGGTTCTTCTACGGTAGTGGACCACCCGATGCTGCCACTCACCTGTGGTTTCTGCCGGTCATGTACTTCGGTCTCGTGCTCTTTGCACTGATAGACCGCCTGACCGCACACCTGCCAACCGCCTCTCGTATACCGTTCCTGTTCTTGCTGCCATTCCTAGCTAGCGTAGTAGAGGCGACTCTCAGTCTGCAAGGGAGTCTTGTGCCATGGCATCTCAACGCAGTACTGATTTCGACAACATTCTCATTGATTGGAAACCAACTCAGAAGACTCAATGGTCTCAATGAGTGGAGCATCGGCTCCGCCGCACGCGACCTTGCACTTGCGTCAGCTGGTACGATGGTGCTTCTGCTACTGTCCAGTGTCAATGGTTTCACAGACATCGCGGTGGACAATACCGGAGCCTCTGTGTGGTTGTACATGGTGAATGGCACAATGGGCTCTGCAATCGTCTTCACCGTCGCCGGGCATGTGGCTCGTTCGGGTGGCAGAGTCAGAGGATCCCTCGTCAGCCTTGGAAACTACTCCCAAGAAGTGTACGAAATCCACCCCATCATGTTCTACCTCGTGCCGGTCTCCCTAGTACTGCTTGGATGGACCTCAACCCAGATTGCAGCGTGTCATTCTATCTTCTGGCCGCTTAGACTAGTAATAGGGACAGGTGTTTCATTCTTGGCTGCCAAGAAGGTCATCTCACGCCATAGAATTACGCGACTCATGTTCCGTGGTAGTACAGCAGAGAGGAAACCGCCGTTACCAAGCACTAGGCCCACAGGGAGTCAGAGTTAA
- a CDS encoding 30S ribosomal protein S19e encodes MPTVYDIPANIFIRRLAQDLKSRKEIQIPDWALFSKTGVHRERAPDDPEWWYIRCASLLRKVYLIGPIGTERLTVEYGGRKQRGTKPSRFRRGSGAVIRTALQQLERAGLLRKCGSKGREMTDIGRSYMDKLSSGLKTELEKAIPELHKY; translated from the coding sequence ATGCCCACAGTCTATGACATCCCGGCGAACATCTTCATCCGCCGATTGGCACAGGATCTCAAGTCCCGGAAGGAGATACAGATTCCCGATTGGGCCCTGTTCTCGAAGACGGGTGTTCATCGAGAGAGAGCCCCAGATGACCCTGAGTGGTGGTACATCAGATGCGCAAGCCTTCTCAGGAAGGTGTACCTGATAGGACCGATAGGCACTGAGAGGCTTACTGTCGAGTATGGCGGGAGGAAGCAGCGCGGAACAAAACCGAGCCGTTTCAGACGTGGAAGTGGAGCGGTCATCAGAACAGCGCTTCAGCAGTTAGAGAGAGCAGGATTACTCAGGAAATGCGGAAGCAAGGGACGAGAGATGACCGACATCGGCAGGTCCTACATGGACAAGCTGTCATCTGGGCTGAAGACCGAACTTGAGAAGGCGATACCAGAACTGCACAAGTACTGA
- the dut gene encoding dUTP diphosphatase, whose protein sequence is MREDEQVTVKVRFLDPEARIPTRAREGDAAFDLYSIAETCLAPGGYNVVPTGISIEIPAGYEGEVRPRSGLAAEHGVTVLNSPGTIDSGYRGEVKVILLNLGDKEFLVTKGMRIGQLAIRAVPKTRFVESDVLSETDRGEDGFGSTGTH, encoded by the coding sequence ATGAGAGAAGACGAGCAGGTGACTGTCAAGGTCAGGTTCTTGGACCCGGAGGCGAGGATACCAACAAGGGCCAGAGAGGGCGACGCTGCCTTCGACCTCTATTCGATCGCAGAGACCTGCCTCGCTCCGGGAGGTTACAATGTCGTACCTACTGGCATATCGATTGAGATACCGGCCGGATATGAGGGAGAGGTCCGGCCAAGAAGCGGACTGGCAGCCGAGCATGGGGTGACTGTGCTCAATTCGCCAGGCACCATCGACAGCGGCTATCGGGGAGAAGTGAAGGTGATACTTCTCAACTTGGGAGATAAGGAGTTCTTGGTCACGAAGGGCATGCGAATTGGTCAGCTCGCGATTCGAGCCGTACCGAAGACTCGGTTTGTTGAATCAGATGTCCTGTCAGAGACCGATAGGGGAGAAGATGGGTTCGGGAGTACCGGGACGCACTGA
- a CDS encoding 50S ribosomal protein L39e — MARNKPLGKKLRMGKAMKSNSSVPSWAVMKTGGKVRRTPGQRQWRGTKLKP; from the coding sequence ATGGCACGAAACAAGCCACTGGGAAAGAAACTGAGGATGGGAAAGGCAATGAAGTCAAACTCCTCAGTGCCCTCATGGGCCGTCATGAAGACGGGTGGAAAGGTCAGAAGGACGCCAGGGCAGCGGCAATGGCGTGGCACCAAGCTGAAGCCATAG
- a CDS encoding 60S ribosomal protein L31 — protein sequence MRAEEEIVEERIYTVPLRMAYWTGSRLRRSNRAVRILKQFVQRHMKPEGILLEKEVNERIWNRGIQKPPRRIRIRAAKNSENIVRVYLAEG from the coding sequence ATGCGCGCTGAAGAAGAGATTGTCGAGGAGCGCATTTATACTGTCCCCCTCAGAATGGCATACTGGACCGGCAGCAGACTCCGAAGGTCCAACAGAGCGGTGAGAATACTGAAGCAGTTTGTGCAACGCCACATGAAGCCAGAGGGCATTCTTCTGGAGAAGGAAGTGAACGAGAGAATCTGGAACCGGGGCATTCAGAAGCCACCCAGAAGGATTCGCATTCGAGCCGCCAAGAACTCGGAGAACATAGTGAGAGTCTATCTGGCGGAGGGATAG
- a CDS encoding arsenate reductase ArsC produces MAEALLRLLGGDIFEVYSAGTKPAPEVNPHAITVLRELGCDTSRLHTKTVDRFTSLPFDLVVTVCDRAKQTCPFFPGAKMTLHWSLEDPAAFEGTESEVLNRFRSIRDEIVARIKSELL; encoded by the coding sequence ATGGCTGAAGCACTACTCAGATTGCTTGGCGGAGATATCTTTGAAGTGTACAGTGCGGGGACGAAGCCGGCACCAGAGGTCAACCCCCATGCTATCACTGTGCTCAGGGAACTCGGTTGTGATACGAGCCGTCTACATACCAAGACGGTTGACCGGTTCACGAGCCTCCCGTTCGATCTGGTCGTGACAGTATGCGACCGGGCCAAGCAGACATGCCCGTTCTTTCCCGGTGCCAAGATGACCTTGCACTGGTCGCTAGAGGACCCTGCCGCATTTGAAGGGACGGAGTCTGAGGTCCTGAATCGATTCAGGTCCATTCGCGACGAGATAGTCGCACGCATCAAGTCGGAATTGCTCTAG
- a CDS encoding helix-turn-helix transcriptional regulator: MSKESRKALEEYERWSTEVKRGAASLAILAVLDEQTAYGYEIVKQLSARVSFLQLEQGTVYPLLRRLEQRGLLVGTWNYDDPTKPKKYYGLTQEGRRALAMMTDTWNTLSEEMTRLIGAEAR; this comes from the coding sequence ATGAGCAAGGAGTCAAGAAAAGCCCTCGAGGAGTATGAGCGCTGGTCCACAGAGGTGAAGCGTGGAGCCGCCTCTCTGGCGATTCTTGCTGTGTTGGATGAACAAACCGCCTATGGATACGAGATAGTCAAGCAGCTGAGCGCGCGGGTGTCCTTCTTGCAGCTCGAGCAGGGTACCGTCTACCCCCTGCTGCGTAGACTTGAACAGCGTGGTCTTCTCGTGGGCACTTGGAACTATGATGACCCGACAAAACCAAAAAAATACTATGGACTCACCCAAGAGGGTCGCAGAGCTCTCGCCATGATGACGGACACTTGGAACACACTCTCAGAAGAGATGACTCGACTGATAGGAGCCGAAGCAAGATGA
- a CDS encoding DNA-binding protein yields the protein MGEDELDAIRQRKLAALRERALQEQAESQQAAEYEAQKEALLRQILTPEARARLTNIRMVKPQLADQIESQLIQLATSGRLRGKVTDEQLKSLLQQIQGRERERKVTFR from the coding sequence TTGGGAGAAGATGAGCTTGACGCCATCAGGCAGAGGAAGCTTGCTGCTCTCAGGGAACGGGCACTTCAGGAACAGGCGGAGAGTCAGCAAGCGGCCGAGTATGAGGCGCAGAAAGAGGCTTTGCTGAGGCAGATCCTCACTCCAGAGGCTCGAGCACGACTGACCAATATCAGGATGGTCAAGCCACAACTGGCTGACCAGATTGAGAGCCAGTTGATTCAGCTGGCCACCAGCGGAAGACTCAGAGGTAAAGTGACGGACGAACAGCTCAAGTCGCTCCTCCAGCAGATTCAAGGACGGGAGCGCGAAAGAAAGGTCACGTTCAGATAG
- a CDS encoding ribonuclease P translates to MNIALKRRPPSSGARRLAQERVLRLWALSREIASERPELARSWMTSAKRTAQRARLRIPRNIDRYVCKQCGTLLTSTARCRVRIRHNRSAHMVVTCLNCGAHRRFRVRRQD, encoded by the coding sequence TTGAACATTGCTTTGAAACGAAGACCGCCCTCATCAGGAGCAAGGAGGCTGGCACAGGAGAGGGTACTACGACTCTGGGCCCTATCAAGGGAGATTGCCTCAGAGAGACCGGAACTGGCACGGTCCTGGATGACGAGTGCTAAGAGGACGGCACAGAGAGCGAGACTGAGGATTCCGCGTAACATAGACAGATACGTGTGCAAGCAGTGTGGCACATTACTCACTTCCACTGCGCGATGTCGTGTGAGAATACGCCACAACCGTTCAGCTCACATGGTTGTGACTTGTCTCAATTGTGGTGCTCACCGAAGATTTCGGGTGAGAAGACAAGATTAA
- the argF gene encoding ornithine carbamoyltransferase: MKGRSFVDLSDFKRPELRRILDLAHELKRKQHAGEPHELLKGKSLAMIFMKPSTRTRVSFEVGMTQLGGHALYLETGGTQLGRGETISDTAKVLGRYCDAIMARVFAHSDVVELAKHANVPVINGLSDLLHPCQIMADMMTIEEHKGRLQGLKIAYVGDPNNVSNSIMQGCTIMGMDVTIGCPNTYMPDPRILEKATALSREYGTKLSVVHNPMEAVKGADVIYTDTFFSMGQERSKEKESALMPYQINDSLVAAANKDVIVMHCLPAHRGEEITDSVMDGPHSVVFDEAENRLHAQKAILALIV; the protein is encoded by the coding sequence ATGAAAGGTAGAAGTTTCGTCGACCTGTCGGATTTCAAGAGGCCCGAGTTGAGAAGAATACTGGACTTGGCACACGAGTTGAAACGGAAGCAGCATGCCGGAGAGCCACATGAACTACTCAAGGGCAAGTCACTGGCAATGATATTCATGAAGCCATCCACTAGGACAAGAGTGTCATTCGAGGTTGGAATGACTCAACTTGGAGGACACGCATTGTACTTGGAAACTGGAGGTACCCAACTTGGGCGTGGGGAAACCATCTCCGACACCGCGAAGGTTCTCGGTCGGTACTGCGATGCAATAATGGCACGGGTCTTTGCACACAGTGATGTTGTTGAGCTTGCCAAGCATGCGAATGTACCGGTGATCAACGGGCTCTCGGACCTTCTCCACCCGTGTCAGATAATGGCGGACATGATGACGATTGAGGAACACAAGGGGAGGCTTCAGGGGCTCAAGATCGCGTATGTTGGAGACCCAAACAATGTGAGCAACTCGATAATGCAGGGATGCACAATTATGGGCATGGATGTAACCATCGGGTGCCCGAATACATACATGCCGGACCCACGGATACTTGAGAAGGCTACTGCGCTCAGCAGGGAATACGGCACAAAGCTCTCCGTTGTGCACAACCCCATGGAGGCAGTCAAGGGGGCAGATGTGATATACACTGACACCTTCTTCAGTATGGGACAGGAAAGAAGCAAAGAAAAGGAGAGTGCACTCATGCCATACCAAATCAATGACAGTCTGGTGGCGGCAGCGAATAAGGATGTCATTGTCATGCACTGTCTTCCTGCACATCGTGGTGAGGAGATCACAGACAGCGTGATGGATGGTCCACACAGCGTAGTCTTTGACGAGGCAGAGAACAGACTACATGCCCAAAAGGCAATACTCGCCCTTATTGTCTGA
- a CDS encoding 16S rRNA methyltransferase: protein MLHLILLDCGLELVPPELARLKEIQQFASKRRKSPREILLDQTHHGRSMTRLADGARRGRPDIVMHSLMAVLETPLCKAGLLGVHLHLLDGRTVYVSPDVRLPRAQDRFVGLMEQLLLAGQVPPDGNALLQLSDKTLDQLIRELQAGSDSALTLLAMEGGTRTDISRLAEILPSDPNIPVIVGVGAFPHGTFSDNIRGLFPIQIELDPEVMMAWHVCAEVLWTYSWKTGVSQRRYEGH, encoded by the coding sequence ATGCTTCACCTGATTCTACTCGACTGTGGACTTGAGCTGGTCCCACCGGAATTGGCACGACTGAAGGAGATTCAGCAATTCGCCTCGAAGCGGCGGAAGAGCCCGCGTGAGATTCTATTGGACCAGACACACCACGGCCGCTCTATGACACGCCTCGCTGACGGCGCAAGGAGGGGACGGCCTGACATCGTGATGCACAGCTTAATGGCAGTCCTAGAGACCCCGCTGTGCAAGGCAGGTCTGCTCGGCGTGCATCTTCACCTGTTGGATGGACGAACGGTATATGTCAGTCCTGATGTTCGTCTGCCACGGGCCCAAGACAGATTCGTGGGTCTGATGGAACAGCTTCTTCTCGCTGGTCAGGTCCCCCCTGATGGCAACGCACTGCTACAACTTTCTGACAAGACACTGGATCAGCTGATTCGCGAGCTGCAAGCCGGCTCGGACTCTGCTCTCACGCTATTGGCCATGGAGGGAGGAACGCGAACCGACATCAGTCGCCTAGCTGAGATTCTGCCATCCGACCCCAACATTCCCGTCATAGTGGGAGTCGGTGCGTTTCCTCATGGCACCTTTTCCGACAACATTAGGGGTCTCTTTCCGATACAGATTGAGCTTGACCCCGAAGTGATGATGGCATGGCATGTGTGTGCCGAGGTCCTGTGGACTTACTCGTGGAAGACTGGCGTAAGTCAGCGGCGATACGAAGGTCATTGA
- the ftsY gene encoding signal recognition particle-docking protein FtsY, which yields MLERLRSALDSAATKVTTKELTEKNLSDAVWELQLVLIQNDVAMEVAERICNITKEKILGSRTGRLEKVSTTFKAALHDAVLEVLTPKFPLDPLALAEEKKRRGEVTTVMFVGVNGTGKTTTLAKMAKLYLNRGFSVVIAAGDTYRAGSIEQLEKHGQRLGIRVIKQEYGADAAAVAYDTIAHAKAKKIDVVLIDTAGRMQSNKNLLAEMQKIARVASPDMKLFVGDALAGNDALSQAKEFHEAIGIDGAILTKFDADPSGGAALSIAFVTGRPVVYLGIGQGYDDLQRFDPVWFAERLVAE from the coding sequence GTGCTCGAGAGGCTGCGGAGCGCATTGGACTCCGCGGCAACTAAGGTCACGACGAAGGAACTGACTGAAAAGAACCTGAGTGATGCAGTATGGGAGCTGCAGCTCGTACTTATCCAGAACGATGTCGCAATGGAGGTTGCCGAACGAATCTGCAACATCACAAAAGAGAAGATTCTTGGTTCCCGGACGGGGCGTCTGGAGAAGGTCTCAACCACCTTCAAAGCGGCACTTCATGATGCAGTACTCGAAGTCCTCACCCCCAAGTTCCCACTGGACCCGCTCGCCCTTGCTGAAGAGAAGAAGAGAAGAGGGGAAGTCACAACAGTGATGTTTGTGGGTGTCAATGGGACCGGCAAGACAACGACTTTGGCCAAGATGGCGAAGCTGTATCTCAACAGGGGTTTCTCCGTAGTGATTGCAGCCGGGGACACCTACAGAGCAGGTAGCATTGAGCAGCTGGAGAAACACGGACAGCGGCTCGGCATTAGAGTAATCAAACAGGAGTACGGAGCTGATGCGGCGGCAGTGGCCTACGATACCATCGCCCACGCCAAGGCGAAGAAGATCGATGTGGTGTTGATTGACACTGCGGGGAGGATGCAGAGCAACAAGAACCTCTTGGCGGAGATGCAGAAGATAGCACGGGTTGCCAGCCCGGACATGAAGCTCTTCGTGGGGGACGCACTGGCTGGCAACGATGCCCTGTCACAGGCCAAGGAGTTTCATGAGGCAATTGGCATAGACGGCGCCATCCTGACCAAGTTTGATGCGGATCCATCAGGTGGTGCAGCTCTCTCAATTGCATTCGTCACAGGACGACCGGTGGTGTACTTGGGCATCGGTCAAGGGTACGATGACTTGCAGCGGTTCGACCCAGTCTGGTTTGCAGAACGTCTTGTCGCAGAGTGA
- a CDS encoding 50S ribosomal protein L18a, which produces MSMKVWRVNGEFRKLRRRFPFSRELAAEKEAHARERVLSELGSHHRVPRKDILIRELKEIKPEEIVDPVLKKSLGLESAH; this is translated from the coding sequence ATGAGTATGAAAGTGTGGAGAGTAAATGGAGAGTTCAGGAAACTGAGGAGACGATTCCCGTTCAGTAGGGAACTGGCAGCCGAGAAGGAAGCCCATGCAAGAGAGAGAGTGCTCTCGGAACTTGGCAGTCACCACAGGGTTCCTAGGAAGGACATCCTGATCAGGGAACTCAAGGAGATCAAGCCAGAAGAGATAGTAGACCCCGTACTGAAGAAGTCACTGGGCTTGGAGAGCGCTCACTGA
- a CDS encoding translation initiation factor IF-6, translating into MTVARTDFEGDSNVGAFGVVTDGFVFVSSNMSEKSMEMIQRTFNLPVVQSTVATLDAVGIMSAATSGGIVVPYTTTEDELARLKRAADFNVDWIDNKMTALGNIILANDKGALCHPDFDAASIQKIEDTLGVEVVKGTIARLPLVGANAVANNHGAVAHPLATSEELERIRDVLKVDVEVGTVNRGSPYTRLGVLANATGLLAGYETTGVELAHISQVLGFV; encoded by the coding sequence ATGACAGTCGCCCGAACCGACTTTGAGGGCGACTCGAATGTCGGAGCATTCGGAGTCGTCACTGACGGCTTTGTGTTCGTGTCTTCGAACATGTCCGAAAAGTCGATGGAGATGATTCAGCGGACTTTCAACCTGCCAGTAGTGCAGTCCACAGTGGCCACTCTCGATGCAGTAGGCATAATGTCAGCGGCGACATCAGGTGGCATAGTAGTGCCGTACACAACAACAGAAGACGAGCTGGCACGACTGAAGAGAGCCGCAGACTTCAACGTTGACTGGATCGACAACAAGATGACTGCACTTGGAAACATCATTCTGGCAAACGACAAGGGCGCCCTATGTCATCCAGACTTTGATGCTGCGTCTATTCAAAAGATTGAGGACACACTGGGTGTGGAGGTAGTGAAAGGCACAATAGCTAGGCTCCCACTCGTAGGAGCGAACGCTGTGGCCAACAACCACGGGGCGGTTGCCCATCCTCTTGCCACAAGTGAGGAGCTGGAGAGAATCAGGGACGTGCTAAAGGTCGATGTCGAGGTTGGCACCGTGAATAGGGGCAGTCCATACACACGTCTGGGAGTTCTTGCCAACGCAACAGGCCTGCTTGCAGGCTACGAGACCACGGGTGTGGAACTCGCACACATTTCTCAGGTACTGGGATTCGTATGA
- the pfdA gene encoding prefoldin subunit alpha, with the protein MTEEQQEQFQKLYNEQQAVNANLEAVRERLEVLQLYLNNYRIGLMVLEELAKRAEGDEVLLAVGGGLFVQARLRSTAKVFRDIGSGVRIESTVEDAKKYAQESIASLEKQYESLSSENQKLSNYVTALNTQLQELVTKIQRQTRGA; encoded by the coding sequence ATGACTGAAGAGCAGCAGGAGCAGTTCCAGAAGCTCTACAACGAGCAGCAGGCGGTCAACGCCAATCTTGAAGCGGTCAGAGAACGCCTTGAAGTGCTTCAGCTGTATCTGAACAACTACAGGATTGGACTGATGGTACTCGAAGAACTTGCGAAACGAGCAGAAGGCGACGAGGTCTTACTGGCTGTGGGGGGCGGGTTGTTCGTTCAGGCTAGACTCAGAAGCACTGCAAAGGTCTTCCGCGACATAGGCAGCGGGGTCAGAATAGAGTCAACCGTTGAGGACGCAAAGAAGTATGCACAGGAGTCCATCGCAAGCCTAGAGAAACAGTACGAGTCATTGTCATCAGAGAATCAGAAGCTCAGCAACTACGTCACAGCGCTTAACACTCAGCTTCAGGAACTCGTCACAAAGATACAGCGGCAGACTCGGGGGGCTTGA